The DNA window aactctctcccatagcttcatagtatggctcatcaacttaattcccctgtaattagtacaactttgaatattcccctttattcttgtagatcggtaccaatatacttctcctccattcctcaggcatcttgttcaatcgaaaaatatggttaaacagcttggttagccatactatagctatgtccccaaggcatctccacacctccattgggataccatccggtcccatcgtccTTACCTTCCTtttatccttttcaacgcctctctgacctcagattcttggattctccatacaaagcgcctattggtgtcatcaaaagagtcatcctaactaaaaggttgtgtccgtattctcacaattgaacaatttgtcaaaatactcttgccatcgatgtcggatctcatcctccttcaccaagagatgttctctttcatccttaatgcacttaacttggttgaagtcccttgtctttctctcacgaacccttagccatcctataaatgtccttctctccttccttcgtactcaaatgttggtaaagatcctcgtacgctctaccctttgccacacttacagctcgttttgcagtcttctttgccaccttgtacttctctatgttgtcaacactcctgtcatggtacaagcgtctatagcattttttcattctccttaatagccctttggacttcctcgttccaccaccaagtatctttagcctggcctccacttcctttggttactccacacacctctgaggccacctaccGAATGTTGTttgtcatcttctcccacatgttgtttatgtcctcttcttccttccaagagccctctttgataaccctttccctgaatacctctgacatctcccctttcagtttccaccactttgttctttcaatcttagcttgtttatccctactgccacgcacctgaaaacgaaaatctgccaccaaaagcttatgttgagaaacaacacactcccctggtatcaccttgcaacccaagcatgcccTTAATAATGCCTGGAAATCATGGATGTATTTACTGGTACAATATTCTTCTGCACAAACTAAATCTgtcaaaaggaaaaaaataatttCTACCTTTTTGCATGTTTATTAGTACTTGAATATCTGATTGCACGGACATTATGACATGTGCAGGTCGCAGTATCAGACGAGACATCGGATCGAGCTGCCCTTAATAATGCCTGGAAATCATGGATGGAAGAACATATAGAGGCCACTGGCAAGGCGCCACCAGGGAATGTTGCAGGAAACTACACCTGGGTTGGTGCCCCCCAGAGGCCTCCAGACTTGCGGTTGACGCCTGGACGCCATGTCCAGCTGACTGTTCCACTAGAACAGTTGATAGACCGGTTGGTGAAAGAGAACAGAGTGGTAGCCTTCATCAAAGGATCAAGGAGTGCTCCCCAGTGCGGATTCTCACAAAGGGTGGTGGGTATCTTGGAAGCACATGGAGCGGATTTCGTTACTGTTGATGTTCTTGATGAGGAGCACAACCATGGGCTAAGGGAGACCCTGAAGACGTACAGCAACTGGCCGACGTTCCCTCAGATTTTCATTGGAGGGGAGCTCGTGGGAGGCTGTGATATTATTTCATCCATGGCTGAAAAAGGGGAGCTTGCTGCCCTATTTCAGAAATAGGGCTTACGTGCTGGATGATTAAGTTGCTTTTCATCCATTTTGACTCTTTTACCGAAGAATATCGTCAAAGCTTGTTTTGTACCCTTTACTGTATGTGCAACTACAAGCATACTTGGGTGGCTGTAAGAAAAAATTATTTGGCCTAAGACAATGATCATTTGGACTTTCATGGGTGCTACTTAGGTGATATATCTGGTTATTCCTGAGAGGAGATTCAGAGTTGGGGCCTTTTTTTTTTGGTCATTGCTTCAGATCATGTACATGAAAAAGTTGTAGGCTTGTGTGTTCATTCCATACAGTATGTTGTATACACAATGATTACAGGTTAATGCAAGACTTGTTTTTGGTACAGTAATATTTTTTTAGTAGAAAAAAACTGGATTGTAAGATGAAACTAGGGAAGGTGAAGTTGTGGTTTTCAAGCATGCTGGAGAACTGCAATGTAATAAGTTGCTGATGTCTATGCTCCTTTGGAGCTGTACTAGCTTAGTTTTCCTCTTCTTTTGGCATTAACCCTTTTTTTTTGggttgtgggggggggggggggggggggggggggggactagCAGTTCGTTATAGGTTTGATCAAGTATGGTGGGCAAAGGTTCTTGGATAGTTTTCTTGAAATCATGAACTGTACAGGCAATAAATAAGGAGGGAAAGAACCTTGCGTGTTCTGTTCTAATTTGTTGGAACACCTGATACACGAGTAGCGGAGGCCAGAGTAAACATAAGCTAATACCATTGGAGCATTTTGTGGATGTTTTGCAGGGATGCTAGACAAAGCCATCGCGTGGGGCCTGTGATGGAGCGAAGACCCCAGCGATTCAAGCGGAGGCCGTGCATGCTTCAGGGAGAAACCTAGAAAGCCTCCGCCACCGGCCGATGGTAGGGCGGAGGCCCGGGCGTGATCCTAAAAGATGTCTGAAGGAGTCCACGGGTGGAGACTCAAAAGCGAGAGCGGAGGCTTCGACGGCTCGGGCAGAGGCCTTGCTGTCTTCACTAGAGAAAGGGGCCTTCACAGCACCGCGGCCCAAGATTGGAGACGGGCTTCCAGTGGGCCTAAGGCTAAGGCCCAAGAAGCAAAGGCGGTGCAGGGGGACAAGACCCGGGATGCCTCTGAAGATTTGAACTAGTGTTAGGATATTTTAGGAATGTACCTTAGTTGCCAAAGGGCAAACTTGTACCATGAAGAAGTAGCCAACAGTGCCCTACAAAAGGGGAAGTCGGATGCTATGTAAAGGAGGTTGGTGAGTTCATTAATGAAACCTTAATTGAGCCTGTGCCCACCCTCCATTTCACACACCTTCGCCCAGAGCACTCGTCTGGGCGAAGGCCTTCCATTCCCCGTCTGCCGGAAACCCCCAGTtttccaacattggcgcccaccgcgtGTTGGCCAAGCAAAACCCACAATGACAAGGACAATAGTAGCCTCCGCAAGGGCACCTACGGACCCCACACCAAGGGGAAGACCCAGGCGCAGCGCCCGAAGCACCTACGCCACCGCCCTAGAAGACCAGGCTACGGAAAGAACCGGCCGTCGAAGACCAGCCTTCAGCTTCTGAGGAGCAGCAAGCCCCAAACCCCACCCCGAAGCAAGAGTTTCAACAATTACAGGCTCAGTTGCAGAACatgcagcaagaaagagatagggTCGCAGCAGCCTTCGCCACAAACCAATGGGCAGCCCAAACATCAGCTCAGGCAGCGAAGATCAGGCAGCAGCTTAGCCGTCCTACAGGCCGAAATACAAAGTATGCAGCCCTCGCAATCTAGCTTCAACACATCCAACCAGTTCC is part of the Miscanthus floridulus cultivar M001 chromosome 9, ASM1932011v1, whole genome shotgun sequence genome and encodes:
- the LOC136479201 gene encoding monothiol glutaredoxin-S12, chloroplastic-like: MVNEKVPATVAVSDETSDRAALNNAWKSWMEEHIEATGKAPPGNVAGNYTWVGAPQRPPDLRLTPGRHVQLTVPLEQLIDRLVKENRVVAFIKGSRSAPQCGFSQRVVGILEAHGADFVTVDVLDEEHNHGLRETLKTYSNWPTFPQIFIGGELVGGCDIISSMAEKGELAALFQK